A genome region from Deinococcus sp. KNUC1210 includes the following:
- a CDS encoding ion channel — translation MTHTGRTGETPLTRAQPAPAQGNVRADLGLSGAVADASEERFLNRDGSFNVLRQKAGWESINLYGELLTASWSRFFTLMVLAYLALNALFACAYDLLGPSALSEMPAHGFARFMACFFFSVQTFGTIGFGHVYPNNMAANLVVTFEAFVGLLGVALATGILFARFSRPVHRVLFSDFAVFAPYRGGQALMFRVMNGHRTHLFDLNTEVVMSHYEDAGGRRVRQFHPLQLERESVTFFPTSWTIVHPITESSPFWGQTEDTLRADDLEVLVVLRALDDASHQQIHARCSYKATEMVWNARFRGIHSRDQHGHLRVDVSRLSDIERLESPPVRKRVDGPISAINEPH, via the coding sequence GTGACGCACACCGGACGAACGGGAGAGACGCCCCTGACACGCGCTCAGCCCGCACCCGCGCAGGGAAACGTAAGGGCCGATCTGGGCCTGAGCGGTGCGGTGGCCGATGCCAGCGAGGAGCGCTTTCTCAACCGCGACGGTAGTTTCAATGTGCTGCGGCAGAAAGCGGGCTGGGAGAGCATCAATCTCTACGGCGAACTGCTGACGGCCAGCTGGTCACGGTTCTTCACGCTGATGGTGCTGGCGTATCTGGCGCTCAATGCGCTGTTTGCCTGCGCGTACGATCTGCTGGGGCCGTCTGCCCTGAGCGAGATGCCCGCGCACGGGTTTGCCCGCTTCATGGCCTGTTTCTTTTTCAGCGTGCAGACCTTCGGCACCATCGGCTTCGGGCACGTGTACCCCAACAATATGGCCGCCAATCTGGTGGTCACGTTTGAAGCCTTCGTGGGCCTGCTGGGAGTGGCGCTCGCCACCGGCATCCTGTTCGCCCGCTTTTCCCGGCCTGTCCACCGCGTCCTCTTCAGCGATTTCGCGGTGTTCGCGCCGTACCGTGGCGGGCAGGCACTGATGTTCCGGGTCATGAACGGCCACCGGACGCATCTGTTCGATCTGAATACCGAGGTGGTGATGTCGCACTATGAGGACGCGGGCGGGCGGCGCGTGCGGCAGTTTCATCCGTTGCAGCTGGAGCGCGAATCCGTCACCTTCTTTCCGACCTCCTGGACCATCGTGCACCCCATCACCGAGAGCAGTCCTTTCTGGGGGCAGACCGAAGACACCCTGCGGGCCGACGATCTGGAAGTGCTCGTGGTGCTGCGGGCGCTCGACGACGCCTCGCACCAGCAGATACATGCGCGGTGCAGTTACAAGGCCACCGAAATGGTCTGGAATGCCCGTTTCCGTGGCATCCACAGCCGCGATCAGCATGGACATCTGCGGGTGGACGTGAGCCGCCTGAGCGACATCGAGCGTCTGGAATCGCCGCCCGTCAGGAAGCGTGTGGACGGGCCGATCAGCGCCATCAACGAGCCGCACTGA
- the glgC gene encoding glucose-1-phosphate adenylyltransferase, which translates to MKSPRILGMILAGGQGSRLSPLTLRRSKPAVPFGSKYRIIDFAINNFMNSDIFSIYVLTQFKAQSLTEHIQRGWRFGTFLSDYFITLVPAQMYRFEELGPVWYRGTADAVYQNMHLIDNYDADYVAVFSGDHIYKMNVRHMLEQHQETGADITIAAYPMPQTEAHRFGVMQVDESWRVTEFLEKPANPPGLPGDPTTTLTSMGNYIFSRRALDELLETNMGGDKDGFDFGGDVIPHALANGYKVQAYDFHKNPIPGQEGVPNTYWKDVGTLDAYYEANMDLVGVTPEFDLYNHDWPLRTSSEYSPPTKFVFETADRRGQAFNTIMAGGTIISGGTVRDSVLGRAVRTHSYSLVESSVLFDNVDVGRYSHIRRAIVDKDVVVPEGTRIGIDPAEDSARGFKITESGVVVVPKGYVF; encoded by the coding sequence ATGAAGTCACCACGCATCCTGGGTATGATTCTGGCGGGCGGGCAGGGCAGTCGCCTGTCGCCGCTGACGCTGAGGCGCTCGAAGCCCGCCGTGCCGTTCGGCAGCAAATACCGCATCATCGACTTCGCCATCAACAACTTCATGAACAGCGACATTTTCAGCATCTACGTGCTGACACAGTTCAAAGCGCAGAGCCTGACCGAGCACATTCAGCGTGGCTGGCGCTTCGGCACCTTCCTGAGCGACTATTTTATCACGCTGGTTCCCGCCCAGATGTACCGCTTCGAAGAGCTGGGGCCGGTGTGGTACCGGGGCACGGCCGACGCGGTGTATCAGAATATGCACCTGATCGACAACTACGACGCCGATTACGTGGCGGTGTTCTCGGGCGACCACATCTACAAGATGAACGTGCGGCACATGCTGGAGCAGCATCAGGAAACCGGAGCCGATATCACCATCGCGGCCTATCCGATGCCGCAGACCGAGGCGCACCGCTTCGGCGTGATGCAGGTCGATGAGAGCTGGCGCGTGACCGAGTTTCTGGAAAAGCCTGCCAATCCGCCCGGTCTGCCCGGCGACCCCACCACCACCCTGACGAGCATGGGCAATTATATTTTCTCGCGCCGCGCCCTCGATGAGCTGCTGGAAACCAACATGGGCGGCGACAAAGACGGCTTCGATTTTGGCGGCGACGTGATTCCGCACGCGCTGGCGAACGGCTACAAGGTGCAGGCCTACGACTTTCACAAGAACCCGATTCCCGGTCAGGAAGGCGTGCCCAACACCTACTGGAAGGACGTGGGAACGCTGGACGCCTACTACGAGGCCAACATGGACCTGGTGGGCGTGACGCCGGAATTCGACCTGTACAACCACGACTGGCCGCTGAGAACCAGCAGCGAGTACTCGCCCCCCACCAAATTCGTCTTCGAGACGGCAGATCGGCGCGGGCAGGCATTCAACACCATCATGGCGGGCGGCACCATCATCAGCGGCGGTACGGTGCGTGACAGTGTGCTGGGCCGCGCCGTGCGGACCCACAGCTATTCGCTGGTCGAGAGCAGCGTGCTGTTCGATAACGTCGATGTCGGGCGGTATTCGCATATTCGCCGCGCCATCGTCGATAAAGACGTGGTCGTTCCGGAAGGCACGCGCATCGGCATCGATCCCGCCGAAGACTCGGCACGCGGCTTCAAGATCACCGAAAGCGGCGTGGTGGTGGTGCCGAAAGGCTACGTGTTCTGA
- a CDS encoding TSUP family transporter, with amino-acid sequence MPSPDVLLYGLPLAFLAGFLDAVAGGGGAITLPTLFLMGLPPAQAVATNKLLAIFGSGSGTYQYARKGNIEWGLVWRLVPLALGGSALGAYLVHFVNPDVFRTLVAVVILGVGVLVLANKRFGLEDRYPGLTARVYAVCLPITLVIGLYDGFIGPGTGTFLMLMFALAGFNLVRASGNARAINFATNIGAFVYFLFGGQMVFWLGLPMGLANALGAAVGARMAMLRGSGFVKWMYGIIVLVVVARLLFH; translated from the coding sequence GTGCCCTCTCCCGATGTCCTGCTCTACGGCCTTCCACTCGCCTTTCTCGCCGGATTTCTCGATGCGGTGGCGGGCGGCGGCGGGGCCATCACGTTGCCCACGCTGTTTCTGATGGGGCTGCCGCCCGCGCAGGCCGTGGCGACCAACAAGCTGCTCGCCATCTTCGGATCGGGCAGCGGTACGTATCAGTACGCCCGCAAAGGCAACATCGAATGGGGACTGGTGTGGCGACTGGTACCGCTGGCGCTGGGCGGCTCGGCGCTGGGCGCGTATCTGGTGCATTTCGTGAATCCCGACGTGTTCCGCACGCTGGTGGCTGTCGTCATTCTGGGGGTCGGCGTGCTGGTCCTCGCCAACAAGCGGTTTGGTCTGGAAGACCGCTATCCCGGCCTGACAGCGCGGGTCTATGCGGTGTGCCTGCCGATCACGCTCGTCATCGGGCTGTACGACGGCTTCATCGGCCCCGGCACCGGCACCTTTCTGATGCTGATGTTCGCGCTCGCGGGCTTCAATCTGGTGCGTGCCAGCGGCAATGCCCGCGCCATCAACTTCGCCACCAATATCGGAGCGTTCGTGTATTTCCTGTTTGGCGGGCAGATGGTTTTCTGGCTCGGCCTGCCGATGGGGCTTGCCAACGCGCTGGGAGCGGCAGTCGGCGCAAGAATGGCGATGCTGCGCGGCAGCGGATTCGTGAAGTGGATGTACGGCATCATCGTGCTGGTGGTCGTGGCGCGGCTGCTGTTCCACTAG
- a CDS encoding MOSC domain-containing protein, protein MKIESVNIGEPKDIVQGNGICRSGIDKQPVAGAVQVGPLGLTGDHILSTKHHGGPDQAVYLYSLEDYRAFEGVSARAGLFGENLTVEGLESVDVRIGTRLYFSTVVLEVTAPRIPCVTFAAHVEDPAFVKVFRQMRRPGLYTRVIQEGAVTAGEVFTLEEAPADAPTVGELFELYYNKQASRARLERALSAPIAVRTREDYLERLQTLA, encoded by the coding sequence ATGAAGATCGAAAGCGTCAATATCGGAGAGCCTAAAGATATTGTTCAGGGAAACGGTATCTGCCGCAGCGGTATCGACAAGCAGCCTGTGGCGGGCGCGGTGCAGGTCGGGCCGCTGGGACTGACGGGCGACCACATCCTCAGCACCAAGCACCACGGCGGCCCCGATCAGGCGGTCTACCTGTACAGCCTGGAAGATTACCGGGCCTTCGAGGGCGTCTCGGCTAGGGCCGGTCTGTTTGGTGAAAATCTGACCGTCGAGGGGCTGGAGTCGGTAGACGTCCGCATCGGCACGCGGCTCTACTTCAGCACGGTGGTACTGGAAGTGACCGCGCCGCGCATTCCCTGCGTCACCTTCGCGGCCCACGTCGAAGACCCGGCCTTCGTGAAGGTCTTCCGGCAGATGCGGCGGCCCGGCCTGTATACCCGTGTGATCCAGGAAGGCGCGGTCACGGCGGGCGAGGTGTTCACCCTGGAAGAAGCCCCCGCCGACGCCCCGACAGTCGGAGAACTGTTCGAGCTGTACTACAACAAGCAGGCCAGCCGCGCCCGACTGGAACGCGCCCTGAGTGCGCCCATCGCGGTGCGGACACGCGAAGACTATCTGGAGCGGTTGCAGACGCTGGCCTGA
- the aspS gene encoding aspartate--tRNA(Asn) ligase: MTSPATPEQAAPAVLPRTLTQNLGQFDGQQVRLQGFVHARRDLGGVQFLVLRDKSGIAQCVGSGLHLPLPESSVEIVGSVKAHKKAPGGYEVQIESLKVLSAAIQASPVEIPKMEWNVNPETMLDYRYVSVRGLRERAALKVQAELVFAFHSYLRGEGFTEISTPKIVSAGAEGGANLFKLDYFGEQAYLAQSPQLYKQIMVGVFERVYEVAPVYRAEEHATSRHLNEYLSLDVEMGFIQDEEDVMALENGLLAAMMERLKQTCAAEFELLGASLPAVPAHIPRITLMEARTLVHEKFGHTVGGKDLDPEAERLLCQHYAETQGSDFVFVTKYPRAARPFYAHPDSNPDGSISSEITRGFDLLFRGIEITSGGQRIHDHAMLMDSIRSYKMNPDAMTGYSEVFKYGMPPHGGFAIGAERLTAKLLGIANVRYARAFPRDRNRLTP; this comes from the coding sequence ATGACCTCGCCAGCCACGCCCGAACAAGCTGCACCTGCTGTCCTGCCCCGCACGCTCACCCAGAATCTCGGCCAGTTCGACGGTCAGCAGGTGCGGCTGCAGGGATTCGTCCACGCTCGCCGCGATCTGGGCGGGGTGCAGTTTCTGGTGCTGCGCGACAAATCGGGGATCGCCCAGTGTGTCGGCAGCGGCCTGCATCTGCCCCTGCCGGAAAGCAGCGTCGAGATCGTGGGCAGCGTCAAGGCCCACAAGAAGGCTCCGGGCGGCTATGAAGTGCAGATCGAGTCGCTGAAGGTGCTGTCGGCGGCCATTCAGGCATCTCCGGTCGAGATTCCCAAGATGGAATGGAACGTCAACCCGGAAACCATGCTCGACTACCGCTACGTGTCGGTGCGCGGCCTACGCGAGCGAGCGGCGCTGAAGGTACAGGCCGAACTGGTCTTTGCCTTTCACAGCTATCTGCGTGGCGAGGGCTTTACCGAGATCAGCACGCCCAAGATCGTGTCGGCGGGTGCGGAGGGCGGCGCGAACCTCTTCAAGCTCGACTACTTCGGGGAGCAGGCGTATCTGGCCCAGAGTCCTCAGCTGTACAAGCAGATCATGGTGGGCGTGTTCGAGCGCGTCTACGAGGTCGCTCCGGTCTACCGCGCCGAAGAGCATGCCACCAGCCGCCACCTGAACGAATACCTGTCGCTCGACGTGGAAATGGGCTTTATTCAGGACGAAGAAGACGTGATGGCGCTGGAAAACGGCCTGCTGGCGGCCATGATGGAGCGGCTGAAGCAGACCTGTGCTGCCGAGTTCGAACTGCTGGGCGCGAGTCTTCCGGCAGTGCCTGCCCACATTCCGCGCATCACGCTGATGGAGGCCAGGACACTGGTGCACGAGAAATTCGGGCATACGGTGGGCGGCAAAGACCTCGACCCCGAAGCCGAGCGCCTGCTGTGCCAGCACTACGCCGAAACGCAGGGCAGCGACTTCGTGTTCGTGACCAAGTACCCGCGTGCCGCCCGGCCTTTCTACGCCCACCCCGACAGCAATCCCGACGGCAGCATCAGCAGCGAGATCACACGGGGCTTCGACCTGCTGTTCCGGGGCATCGAGATCACCTCGGGCGGGCAGCGCATCCACGATCACGCCATGCTGATGGACTCGATCCGCTCCTACAAGATGAACCCGGACGCCATGACCGGCTACAGCGAGGTGTTCAAGTACGGCATGCCCCCGCACGGCGGCTTCGCCATCGGTGCCGAACGCCTGACTGCCAAGCTGCTGGGCATCGCCAACGTGCGCTATGCCCGCGCTTTCCCGCGTGACCGCAACCGCCTGACGCCCTGA
- a CDS encoding RNA methyltransferase → MLIQESITSLQNAQVKRLVRLRTRRERQAEGLWLIEGARELGRALASGLVFQTLYHCPELFSDEARELMPTLEALPLAAVRCTREVFEKVSHRENPDGLLALTPPPSPALPLPTEHTLLLVLMGLEKPGNLGALLRTADGVGVDAVLVVGEGTDLGNPGVIRASQGSLFTQPVIALDEEQALTWLRAHAFTLVACTPEAALPYWDAPLTGRVALCLGSEHDGLPAAWRDAADLGVAIPMRGQADSLNVSVAGALVLYEARRQRASERGRP, encoded by the coding sequence ATGCTTATACAGGAATCCATCACGTCGCTGCAGAACGCCCAGGTCAAACGGCTGGTGCGGCTCAGAACCCGGCGAGAGCGGCAGGCCGAAGGTCTGTGGCTGATCGAAGGCGCCAGAGAACTGGGGCGGGCGCTGGCGTCGGGTCTGGTGTTCCAGACGCTCTACCACTGCCCCGAACTCTTCAGCGACGAGGCGCGGGAACTGATGCCCACGCTGGAAGCGCTGCCGCTCGCTGCCGTCCGCTGCACCCGCGAGGTCTTCGAGAAGGTGAGCCACCGCGAGAATCCGGATGGGCTACTGGCCCTGACCCCGCCGCCCAGCCCCGCGCTGCCGCTGCCCACCGAGCACACGCTGCTGCTGGTGCTGATGGGACTGGAGAAGCCCGGCAATCTGGGTGCGCTGCTGCGAACCGCCGACGGTGTGGGCGTGGACGCGGTGCTGGTGGTGGGCGAGGGCACCGATCTGGGCAATCCCGGCGTGATCCGGGCGAGTCAGGGCAGCCTGTTCACCCAGCCGGTGATCGCGCTCGACGAAGAGCAGGCACTGACCTGGCTGCGTGCCCACGCCTTCACGCTCGTGGCCTGTACCCCCGAAGCCGCCCTGCCGTACTGGGACGCCCCACTCACCGGGCGGGTGGCGCTCTGTCTGGGCAGCGAGCACGACGGTCTGCCCGCCGCGTGGCGCGACGCTGCCGATCTGGGCGTCGCCATTCCGATGCGGGGACAGGCCGACAGCCTGAACGTCTCGGTGGCGGGCGCACTGGTGCTGTACGAGGCGCGGCGGCAGCGTGCCAGCGAGAGGGGGCGGCCATGA
- the msrA gene encoding peptide-methionine (S)-S-oxide reductase MsrA — protein MSESQTVIVAGGCFWCTEAVFLDLNGVQKVESGYIGGTVPNPTYEQVCTGRTGHAEAIRVTFDPALVSRRDLLGIFFATHDPTQLNRQGHDVGTQYRSAVFYQSDEEKQEAQSLIDELTRDQVFDAPIVTTLEPATSFYSAEAYHQNYYAQNKLQPYCMAVITPKVSKFRKQFSDRLRSA, from the coding sequence ATGAGTGAATCCCAGACTGTGATTGTGGCAGGCGGCTGTTTCTGGTGTACCGAGGCAGTATTTCTCGATCTGAACGGTGTGCAGAAGGTCGAGAGCGGGTATATCGGTGGCACGGTGCCCAATCCCACCTACGAGCAGGTCTGTACCGGACGCACCGGCCACGCCGAAGCGATCCGCGTCACCTTCGATCCGGCGCTGGTCAGCCGCCGCGACCTGCTCGGCATCTTCTTCGCCACCCACGACCCGACCCAGCTCAACCGTCAGGGGCACGATGTCGGCACGCAGTACCGCAGCGCCGTCTTCTACCAGTCGGACGAGGAAAAGCAGGAAGCGCAGTCGCTGATCGACGAGCTGACCCGCGATCAGGTGTTCGACGCGCCCATCGTGACCACCCTGGAACCGGCCACCTCGTTTTACAGCGCCGAAGCCTACCACCAGAACTACTACGCTCAGAACAAGTTGCAGCCGTACTGCATGGCGGTCATTACGCCGAAGGTCAGCAAGTTCCGCAAGCAGTTTTCGGATCGCCTGCGGAGTGCCTGA
- the secD gene encoding protein translocase subunit SecD, with amino-acid sequence MSLMNPNQKRRPTPKRKAPPTKISPTTTFALLAVLLLSLLFVWRPWEHKQNLWTLNSNDYQFVTLGLDLRGGLRIALSPESGVATKDQLNQVKTIIENRINSLGVTEPTVTVAGGKRVVVEIPGATPAQQDSARKIIQQQAKLEFRIVNQNVTPDPKVATANPDSSGYTLANLGPTQATGEIVANASAGTDPTSGRWLVQVTTNSKGATSFGDFTGKNVGRLMAIVLDGQIKSVATIQSALYNNFQISGSFSQDQASQLALVLKSGSLPIKIKIDEERAIGPSLGADAIRSGAIAAAVGIALVFAMLFFYYGLWFGLVGALGLLFSSVIILGMLGGLGATLTLPGIAGLVLTIGAAIDGNVISFERIKEELAHGKGIKNSIQAGYTHSTTTILDVNASHLLSAFALYAYASGPVKGFAVTLIIGVVASAFSNLVFAKWMLQVLSRRRDFSAPFRIGVPKFDFIKLSPIVTTTSLLLAVLGAGLLFTKGLNYGVDFTSGTSITVKAAADSTVEQVRNAVDSAGVAKVNAQSTVIQRSVTPGVDGASYTVKVPQIGDTEVKAIAAKVAALPGGQVQQTETVGPAVGEELTSQTIKAVLLGLALILVYVGFRFDIIMGAGSVLAVLHDVAIVMGLYALLGLEFNISTVAAVLTLIGYSLNDSIIVSDRIRENLKLLRGQTYREIVNTSINQTLSRTVMTSVSTMLPLLSLLIFGGPVLRDFSIAMIAGIVIGTYSSIYIVAPMVVVLEERRDRNKGKGQPTPASS; translated from the coding sequence ATGTCCCTGATGAACCCAAACCAGAAGCGGAGGCCCACGCCCAAGCGCAAGGCCCCGCCGACCAAGATCAGTCCGACCACCACCTTCGCCCTGCTCGCCGTGCTGCTGCTCTCGCTGCTCTTCGTCTGGCGGCCCTGGGAGCACAAGCAGAACCTCTGGACGCTCAACAGCAACGACTACCAGTTCGTGACGCTGGGCCTCGACCTGCGCGGCGGTCTGCGGATCGCGCTGTCACCGGAAAGCGGCGTCGCCACCAAAGATCAGCTCAATCAGGTCAAGACCATCATCGAGAACCGCATCAACTCGCTGGGCGTGACCGAACCCACCGTGACGGTGGCGGGCGGCAAGCGCGTGGTGGTCGAGATCCCCGGCGCCACGCCCGCTCAGCAGGACAGCGCCCGCAAGATCATTCAGCAGCAGGCTAAGCTGGAATTCAGGATCGTGAATCAGAACGTGACGCCCGATCCGAAGGTGGCGACCGCCAACCCCGATTCCAGCGGGTATACCCTCGCCAACCTGGGGCCGACGCAGGCCACCGGCGAAATCGTGGCGAACGCCAGTGCGGGCACCGACCCGACCAGTGGACGCTGGCTGGTACAGGTCACGACCAACAGCAAGGGCGCGACCAGCTTCGGTGATTTCACCGGCAAGAACGTGGGCCGCCTGATGGCAATCGTGCTCGACGGCCAGATCAAGAGCGTCGCGACCATTCAGTCGGCGCTGTACAACAACTTCCAGATTTCCGGCAGCTTCTCGCAGGATCAGGCCAGCCAGCTTGCGCTGGTGCTCAAATCCGGCAGCCTGCCCATCAAGATCAAGATCGACGAGGAACGCGCCATCGGGCCGAGCCTGGGCGCAGACGCCATCAGAAGCGGCGCGATTGCCGCTGCCGTGGGCATCGCACTGGTGTTCGCCATGCTGTTCTTCTACTACGGCCTGTGGTTCGGACTGGTCGGCGCACTCGGCCTGCTGTTCTCCAGCGTCATCATTCTGGGCATGCTGGGCGGCCTGGGAGCCACGCTGACCCTGCCGGGCATCGCCGGACTGGTGCTCACCATCGGTGCGGCCATCGACGGCAACGTGATCTCGTTCGAGCGCATCAAGGAAGAACTCGCGCACGGCAAGGGCATCAAGAACAGCATTCAGGCGGGCTACACCCACTCGACCACCACCATTCTCGACGTGAACGCTTCGCACCTGCTGTCGGCCTTCGCGCTGTACGCTTACGCGTCGGGCCCGGTCAAGGGCTTCGCCGTCACGCTGATCATCGGCGTGGTCGCCTCGGCCTTCTCGAATCTGGTGTTCGCCAAGTGGATGCTTCAGGTGCTGTCGCGCCGCCGCGATTTCAGTGCGCCTTTCCGCATCGGCGTGCCGAAGTTCGATTTCATCAAGCTGTCGCCCATCGTGACCACCACCAGTCTGCTGCTGGCGGTCCTGGGTGCTGGCCTGCTGTTTACCAAGGGTCTGAATTACGGTGTGGACTTTACGTCGGGCACCAGCATCACCGTCAAGGCCGCCGCCGACAGCACCGTCGAGCAGGTCCGCAACGCCGTCGATTCGGCAGGCGTGGCGAAGGTGAACGCCCAGAGCACCGTGATCCAGCGCAGCGTGACGCCGGGCGTGGACGGAGCCAGCTACACCGTCAAGGTGCCGCAGATCGGTGACACCGAGGTCAAGGCGATTGCCGCCAAGGTCGCCGCGCTGCCGGGTGGACAGGTGCAGCAGACCGAGACAGTCGGGCCAGCGGTGGGCGAGGAACTGACCTCGCAGACCATCAAGGCGGTGCTGCTGGGCCTCGCCCTGATCCTGGTCTACGTGGGCTTCCGCTTCGACATCATCATGGGGGCAGGCTCGGTGCTGGCCGTGCTGCACGACGTCGCCATCGTGATGGGCCTGTATGCGCTGCTGGGGCTGGAATTCAACATCAGCACGGTGGCGGCGGTCCTGACGCTGATCGGCTACTCGCTCAACGACAGCATCATCGTGTCCGACCGTATCCGCGAAAACCTGAAACTGCTGCGTGGACAGACCTACCGCGAGATCGTGAACACCAGCATCAACCAGACGCTCTCCCGGACCGTCATGACCTCGGTCAGTACCATGCTGCCGCTGCTGTCACTGCTGATTTTCGGCGGCCCGGTGCTGCGCGATTTCTCGATCGCCATGATCGCGGGTATCGTCATCGGCACGTATTCGAGCATCTATATCGTGGCCCCGATGGTCGTGGTGCTGGAAGAACGGCGCGACCGGAACAAGGGCAAAGGCCAGCCCACTCCCGCCAGCAGCTGA
- a CDS encoding ATP-binding protein — translation MPTVFWFLVEQGQSVQLDDLVVARTTKPGGQEVSFYGLIDSVRKRHEGVTFESDVVDVASGVLPALVSYTARVLVTRVDPEQFVPPQPGDSVYHARGHDLKMALSADKMEAAAFPGGLLSDGQTLPINYNFVNGKSGGHINISGISGVATKTSYALFLLHSIFTSGVMGLDAADTRAVIFNVKGEDLLFLNRPNNRVVQKEGEAQSAKGYPRDRYALMGLPRQAFQDVQFLTPPRLNVGGIMPDVERASGTVPYLFTVREFCARRMLPFAFSDRNGSLNLGFVIGSIEDKLERLSRNVETPYISVKDWKPDAEAQETLNEDIQFEDLDSVRIDTLSKLIAYVEFKLLEENDGSGDPKWTGRNPSTATLQAFVRRLRGVQKHLGPLIRGDISRQQAERYSPNLTNPAYRLSVVDIHRLSGPAQMFVVGVLLRDLFEYRERTAGKGVIFVVLDELNKYAPREGDSPIKDVLLDIAERGRSLGIILIGAQQTASEVERRIVSNAAIRVVGRLDMAEAERPEYRFLPQSFRARAGILQPGTMLVSQPDVPNPVLVNYPFPAWATRFEEVQEEVSEANIQDLFGL, via the coding sequence ATGCCCACGGTGTTCTGGTTTCTGGTCGAACAAGGGCAGAGCGTGCAGCTCGACGATCTGGTCGTGGCCCGCACCACCAAACCCGGCGGCCAGGAAGTCAGCTTCTATGGTCTGATCGACAGCGTTCGCAAGCGGCATGAAGGCGTGACCTTCGAGTCGGACGTGGTGGACGTGGCGAGCGGCGTGCTGCCCGCACTCGTCAGCTACACGGCGCGGGTCCTGGTGACGCGGGTCGATCCCGAGCAGTTCGTGCCGCCGCAGCCGGGCGACAGCGTCTATCACGCACGCGGCCACGATCTGAAGATGGCGCTGAGTGCCGACAAGATGGAAGCCGCCGCCTTTCCGGGTGGCCTGCTGAGCGACGGGCAGACGCTGCCGATCAACTACAACTTCGTGAACGGCAAATCGGGCGGCCACATCAATATTTCCGGCATTTCCGGTGTGGCGACCAAGACCAGTTACGCGCTGTTTCTGCTGCACAGCATCTTTACCAGCGGCGTGATGGGACTGGACGCCGCCGACACCCGGGCCGTGATCTTCAACGTCAAGGGCGAGGACCTGCTGTTTCTGAACAGGCCGAACAACCGGGTCGTTCAGAAGGAGGGCGAGGCACAGAGCGCCAAAGGCTACCCGCGTGACCGCTACGCGCTGATGGGCCTGCCGCGACAGGCATTTCAGGACGTGCAGTTTCTGACGCCGCCGCGCCTGAATGTGGGGGGCATCATGCCGGATGTCGAGCGGGCGAGCGGCACCGTGCCGTATCTGTTCACGGTGCGCGAATTCTGCGCCCGCCGGATGCTGCCCTTCGCCTTCTCGGACCGCAACGGCAGCCTGAATCTGGGCTTCGTCATCGGCAGCATCGAAGACAAACTGGAGCGGCTGTCGCGCAACGTGGAAACGCCGTACATCTCGGTCAAAGACTGGAAACCCGATGCCGAGGCGCAGGAGACGCTGAACGAGGACATCCAGTTTGAAGATCTGGATTCGGTCCGCATCGACACGCTCTCGAAACTGATCGCGTATGTGGAGTTCAAGCTGCTGGAGGAAAACGATGGCAGCGGCGATCCGAAGTGGACGGGCCGCAATCCCTCGACGGCGACGCTCCAGGCCTTCGTGCGGCGGCTGCGCGGCGTGCAGAAGCACCTGGGGCCGCTGATCCGGGGCGACATTTCCAGACAGCAGGCCGAACGGTACAGCCCCAACCTGACCAATCCGGCCTATCGCCTGAGCGTGGTGGACATTCACCGGCTGTCCGGCCCCGCGCAGATGTTCGTGGTCGGGGTGCTGCTGCGCGACCTGTTCGAGTACCGCGAGCGCACCGCCGGAAAGGGCGTGATTTTTGTGGTGCTCGACGAGCTGAACAAATACGCCCCGCGTGAAGGCGACAGCCCGATCAAAGACGTGCTGCTCGATATCGCTGAGCGTGGGCGCAGTCTGGGTATTATTCTGATCGGGGCGCAGCAGACGGCCAGCGAGGTCGAGCGGCGGATCGTGTCCAATGCGGCGATTCGGGTGGTGGGCCGCCTCGATATGGCCGAGGCAGAGCGTCCGGAATACCGCTTTTTACCGCAGTCGTTCCGGGCGCGGGCAGGCATCCTTCAGCCGGGCACCATGCTGGTGTCGCAGCCAGACGTGCCCAATCCGGTGCTCGTCAACTATCCGTTTCCCGCCTGGGCTACCCGCTTCGAGGAAGTGCAGGAAGAGGTGAGCGAAGCGAATATTCAGGATCTGTTCGGGCTCTAG